CGTTCTCTGTGATTGGGGAAGCTTAGACTTGGCTGAATTCGCTCCCAATCAATTCCATTATCACCTGGGAGGAATTAGTAAAGCAGTTTTTGAATAAGTTCTACCCGCCCAACTAGACTGCAAGGCAGATTGATGAAATATTGCAGTACAAGCAGTAGCCGACTGAAACCTTGCAAGAAACTTGGGAAAGATTTAAAGGGATGTTGGTGAAGTGTCCTCACCATGACATTCCAGACCAGATGCTTGgccagagattctacatgggaTTAGTTGACAATCtaaaggccaatgtggatgcttcACCTAGAGGTGCATTTTTGAGTAAGACATTCACCGAGTGCAAAGTccttcttgacaagatgtcccagaATTCAGGGTGGATGACTAGAGGTACAACACTGGCACATATAGTGCATTCAGTGCCTCTTGACCCAAATAATTCGCATGCAGAGAACATGGCCACATTCATGACTCAGATGAGTATTTTGACAAAGAAGATAGATGAGATGGGTACCAAACAAGTTCATATTGTTGACACAACAAATGGAGGACTATGTACACTCTGTGTTAATCAGTCTTATGTGTGTTCATGGAGTGGAGAAGGTGAAAATCAAGGAGCAagagaagatatgaattatgttaACAACTTTGGGGGTCAGAGGCAAGGAGGACAATAGTGGAGACCGGTACCAAATCAACAATATAGACCCAACATGCCTCAGCTTGGGGGCATGCAAGCTCAAGGCCAAATGGTGCCATACCACTAGAGACAACAGGGCTACCCACAACAGAATCAGCAACAGTTGACATATCAACTACCTCCTCAGCAGCAAGATAACAACATGGTAGAGATCAGGGGGATGCTCCAGCAACTCATTGGGATAAATGgtaagatgcaagaaaagttGGCAGTACATGACTCAGCTATAAAGAACATTGAAACTCAGTTGGGGCAGTTGTCTATGGCTTTAAACAATTGCCCCCAGGGAACGTTGCCAGCGGATACAAATATTAACCCCAAGGAGCAAAACCCGAATCAGCTGATGGCATTAAGTCTTCGGAATGGGAGAGATTTTGACAAAGAGCAGGAGGTTGCACAAGCCAGCAAAGAGACTACGCCAGCCACTCTAATTCCACTAGAGGTAGATGAACTAACAAATCTGACTGAAGTGGTAGTTGAATAGGGTCAAGATGAAAAGGGTAAGGCTAAGGTAAATGAACAAGCTGCAGAACAGGTGGTGCCTCTTATGCCACAGAACCCTAACAGAGAGAAGCCAACAAGCAGTGAACAAAGGGTGATACCTGCACTATTCCCTCATAGACtggtaaaacaaaagaaagaagatcaatacaagaaattcatggagatTCTGCGTCAAATTCAGCTGAATATTCCTTTGATGGATGCCTTGAGGGAGATGCCAAGTTATGCGAAGATGATGAAAGACCTAATGTCACAGaagtttgattttcaggacctatCCACAGTGACTCTGACGCAGACCTGCAGCGCAGTAATGACCAGACCGATGGCTCAAAAGATGTCCAACCCAGGTAGCTTCACTATTCCATGCACGATTGGGAGTTACACCTTTGCAAAGGAATTATGTTATTTGGGAgccagcataaatttgatgcctctGGCTGTATACACCAAATTgggcattggcagagctagaccgACTTCGATGCTGCTACATCTAGCTGACCACACGGTAAAAAAACCTACTGGGattcttgatgatgtgttggtgcaagtgGGGAAGTTCGTGTTCCCTGTAGACTttgttattctggattgtcagGTAGATGAGGAGATACCTATCATTTTTGGCCACTGGGAGAGCCTGATCGATTGTGAGATTGGGGAATTAAAAATGAGACTGAACGATgaagaagtcatattcaatatttaGCAATCTATGAGGAGACCCAGTGAATATGCTAATTGCTCTCTAGTGGAGGCAATGGATGTGATCCTGCAAGAAGATGATGTGACCCTGACTACTAAAGATCTATTGGAGGCATGTCTGAcaaatttagaagaaatggatggtgaaGGGTTGGCTGAGTGGGTCATGGCACTTGAAGGCCAAGGATTCTGGAaaagggaacctcagttcgagTCCCTTGAGTTAGAAAAAAGGGTTACACCTCCAGCAAAGCCATCGGTAGAGGAACCACCCAAGTTGGAGCTGAAGCCGCTTCTAGCTCACCTCAGGTACGTTTTCTTAGGTCCTGATTCTACTTTGCTTGTTATTATATCATCCGGTTTGTTAGATATGCAGGTACAACAACTCTTACAAGTACTTCAAGAAAGCAAGACTGTCGTTGGCTGGACtatggcagacataaagggtatcaacccagccttctgtatgcataaaattctctTGGAAGAAGGGCACAAACCTTCTAGAGAACATCAACTAAGGCTAAACCCGAACATGAAAGAGGTagtaaagaaggaagtgatcaaatggttagatgcgggaatcatcttccccatctctgatagcaatTGGGTTAGTCCTGTCCAATGTGTGTCGAAAAAGGGGGGAATGACTGTTGTGCAAAAtgagaacaatgagttgatctcaactcGTATAGTCATGGGATGGAGGATTTGCATGGATTACCGAAAATTGAACACAGCCACCCGGAAGGATCACTTCCCCTTGCCTTTCATTGACAAAATGTTGGACAGGCTGGCCGGGCGCTCACACTTCcatttcttggatggatattcggggtacaatcaaatatcAATAGCCcccgaagatagagagaaaacatccttcacttgtccatatggcatcttcgcctttcggagaatgcctttTGGGATTTGCAATGCACCGATGACATTTCAACggtgcatgttagccattttcatAGACATAGTGAAGGATATtatggaggtctttatggatgatttctctgtggTGGGAGATTCATTCAAGGATTGTCTTCACAACTTAAGAAGAGTGCTtaaaagatgtgtggagacaaatttagtattgaactgggagaagtgccattttatggtacaggaAGGGATAGTCCTGGGACATCGAGTGTCCAGTAAAGGAATTGAGgtcgaccatgctaaggttgatgTGATTGAAAAACTACCACCGCCCACTTCAGTTAAGGCggtgagaagtttccttgggcagccgggttctacaggcgattcataaaagatttctccaaaattgctaacccattatgcaaagtccttgaaaaggatcacccctttgtgttttctaatgattgcaggttggcatttgaggaactgaagaagagattggtgactgcacccatcattgttgcacccaactgggagcaaccatttgagctcatgtgcgacgcaaATGACTACGCCATAGGAGTAGTCTTGGGGCAGTGACAGGGTAAACTGATGCACCCAATTTATTATGCAAGCAGAACGCTGAGCAAtgcacaactcaattacacaGTGACGGAAaaggagatgttggctgttgtttttgcattcgacaaattcaggtcatacttGATTGGCTTGAAAGTTATTGTTTACACTGACCATGCAGCAATTAGGTACCTGATAGAAAAcaaggagtcaaagccacgcttgatTCGCTGGGTTCTTCTGTTACAAGAATTCGATCTGGAAATATGTGACCGAAAAGGGAtagagaaccaagtagctgaccaCCTTTCAAGGCTGGAAAGAGCTAAAAAGAAGGTAGAGGTTGAGGATATAACAgagacattcccggatgaacaattACTGGCAATGACAATGGAGGAGACACcttggtatgctgatattgctaattatttagcaagtggtattgtaccttatgaactctcctcaattcaaaagaaaatgttctttcgtgattgtcggtattattattgggatgaacctctattgtttaaaatatgtgtagataacatgattaggcggtgtatccccgagaaagatcaacattctattttgcaggcttgccatgcttcaccatatggtggacactttggaggaattcAGACAGCAGCTAAGGTGTTGGAGTCAGGCTTGTACTGGCCTACtctgttcaaggatgcccatgcttgggTTAAAAGctgcgatgaatgccaaagagctgGCAACATATCTCGTATACACGAGATGCCAATGACCACAATTCAAGAGATGGAGAtttttgacatgtgggggattgacttcatggggccATTCATCAGCTCGTATGGTAACAAGTACATATTGGTAGCAGTTGACTATGTCTCTAAGTGGGTCGAAGCAGTGGCTCTCCGGACCAATGATGCCAAGGGGGTACTAGGCTTTCTAAAGAAGAACATTTTCACGCGTTTTGGTACCCCAAGAGCTATACTCAGTGATGGTGGAAcccatttttgtaatagagcatTCGCACGGCTGTTGGAAAAATATGAAGTTCATCATAAAGTGACCACCCCGTACCACCCACAATCGAGCGGTCtagttgaagtgtccaacaggcAGATTAACAGTGTCCTCACAAAAACAATGAATGCAACAAGGACTGACTGGGCAAAGAAATTGAATGATGCattgtgggcataccgcacagccttcaaaaccccaattggtatgtcaccgtacaagttggtgtttggcaaGGCATGCCACCTCCCTGTTGAGCTAGAGTATAAAGCACTTTGGGCATTACGGCAGTTAAACTTAAACATGGAGACAACAGGTACTAATAGAATCACTGGGTTACATGAGCTAGAGGAATTCAGGTTCCAGGTCTTTGAGAGTGCtagattatacaaagaaaggatgaaattAATGCATGATAGGAACATCTTGGATCGAAACTTCAAATCCAGAGATCTAAtgttgttatacaactcgagattgaGATTGTTCCCAAGTAAGTTAAAGTCCCGATGGTCAGGACCCTTCAGAGTGGTGCAATTGTTCTTGAGTGGAGCTATAAAGATTGAATGAGAAGATGGGACAAACTGTGgtaaatgggcaaaggttgaaacattaccttggcaTGGCTGAAGAAAAAGGGGATAAAGTGGTAATCACTTTGGGAGAGCCCTAGTGCACGGATGAGGAGTGATGATCAAATGcttgcatcgtgccgcgacgttaaatcaggcgctgcatgggaggcaacccacgagTGTGTTGTTAGTGTGTTCATGTAACttcatatattaaaaaaaaaatcagcgccagcaccgcgaccgcggtgaacCACGGTGGAAGGCAAACATTCTGCCTCAGATTTTTCATCTTACTGCGACCGCGATGGATCGCGGTAAACTGCGGTGAGGCGTAAATTTTCTGCCTCAGATTTTGAaacccaccgcggccgcggtggacCGCGGTCGGTCCcaggtaattttaatttttttatttttttcgtttttcttatttcttttcctCCTCTTTTAATTTTACAACccaacaccccccccccctcttaAACCCAAAACACCGATCCCCTCTCCCATATTTCCAATTTCTCTCCCTCCCTAAACCCTAACCCCTCCAATActctctccttcttcttcttcttcttccctcatACTAATATCCCCCACTTCCATTCCTCTCCCCATTCTTCAACTACGGTATGTTCCTCacctcttctttctcttttctttagtaTTGTGTTGTAGTTTATGTAATTTTATGTTGTGTTGGGATGTACTTGTTGGTAtactctttttcttcttgtttttgcttTTCAATTTCGTTTTTGAGTTTGATTGGTGAAGGGGCTGTGCATTGCATGTTTGAACGGTGTTATTGGCGGGTGATTGAATGAAGTAAGTGTGGGGTGTGTTGATGTGGTAGTATACTTGATTGGGGAGGAGCTTTGATCTACCCATGAGGGCTATACGTGTCTGGATAGTGCCTTGCTCACAAGGTGTTTGGGAAATTGCCCCAATAGAGATATAAGGAGCTATTGTGACATGGttatggtgaagtctgagtaaccataCATAGTCACATATTTTACGCACTCACTAATAGGCGTTTCGTTGTATGACAGGTACAATGAGTTCTTCCAAGAAGAGACAAAACACCGGACCCTCCATTAGTGAACCGAGAAGCTCCTCACGAGCTAGGAGCCAAGCCAGTGCACCTCAGTTTGATAGCACTCAGTTTGTATCCAGGGCAGCGGAGGATAGGTATAACTAGAAAGCAGCCAAGAAGCTACAACCTGAGGTGCACATTGATCGAATGGCTTTGGAGGTAGAATGCCCTAATATGTTTAATGAGTTGCGGCGGTGTCAGCTGGACATCTTCTTTGAGGTACCGGAGGAGGCTAATGTTCAACTAGTAAGGGAGTTCTATGCGAACTTGCCAGAACATGAGAATGGGGTTGTGATGGTGCGCAATACCCCGGTAAATGCATCCCTTGATGCCATCCGCAGGGTATACAGGCTGCCTGTGTTTCGGGGTGAATTTGATCCTTATCGTACTTTTAGCGGAACACGTGCCTTGTGGGGCACTCTTCTTGATACTATCTGTGTGCCGGACGGAGAACACCTATAGATCAAGCACAGGATTACTCTCAACTCCCACTGTCTGAACTAGGAGGCCAAGAGTTGGCTCACCATTGTCAACAGTTGATTGTTGCCATCCAGCAACACGATAGATGTTAATCTACCATAGGCATCCGCAATCCACTATTTTATGTCCCACAGTGATTTTGATGTGGCTCGGCTCATTCATGAAGAGATGTTCATTCGATCACCTAAGCTAACCAAGGGCCACTACTTCCCTTCGCTGATCACTCGGCTGTGCCGTATTGCTCGAGTCCCCGAAGACCCTCGGGTTGATGGGAGATTGCCACTAAAAGCCCCGTTCCGGGCAAGAAAAATTGGAATTGGATGAGAGCCGGTGGTGAATGTTGATGACTCTGATGATGCTGAGGTTCCCCCTCCTCTGAGTTTGATGTGGCAGGCCCATCACAGCCACGCCGGAGCACCCGTATGACAGCTTTGGAGCAGGATATGGCTAGGTTGCGTACCTCAGTCACTAATTTGGGTGTCCGTGTTGATGCGGTGGCTGAGAGGAAAGTGAAATCGGAGAAGAAATTCTTGGGCTGGTCGAGAGCGCTGGGACGTGCGTGCAACGTGAACCCAGACACTGTCTCCGATCAAGAGTGAGCCTTCAGGGAAGTTCCTTAACCTCACTGTTCTTTAAATTTTAAGTCATGGGGACATGTCttcattttaagtgtggggtggggatacTTCATTGTATGTTTGTAATTGTAATAATTGACTATTTGATGTTGGTTGATTTGTCTTGCTTTGATTATTTTGATGTAGATAATAGTTCATTAGGAAAGCTAAAATAGTAAGTGACTTGTCCCAACGACGGATCTCTTTTGGCAaggttcttgagggactaagtcAGAAAAAAAATTGGAATATGGAGAGTTTCCTGATGACGGATCcgttagacaattttcttgagggaagtagtctagagaaaagaccaaaaagattttttattttatttttaggtagtgtagtaactccccttTGGTTTTTCTctgggccacggttcttttctaAGCGTTTAGCTTGAATCGGGTATAGGTAGTTTTTGTTTTAGTTCTTTTTAGTTTTAGGTTAGGATTAATGGGCTACGAGCGAAAAATCAATTTTTTACACCTGaactgtgatgacccggccagtcgtctcatgagttaccgctctgatttccccatttcagcttctttacgcttcgttatccgtgttttatgtgatcgggttgattagtttgagttcggagaggattttggtaaggaatgagacacttagtctcttttaagaaggcttaagttggaaaagtcaaccggatgttgacttatgtgttagagggatcggatatGAGTTTCGATGGATCGGTTatctttgggaggtgatttgtgacttaggagtgcaatcggaatggattttggagttgtagagaagatttaggcttgaattggcgaaattgatatcttggcaaattccggttgataggcgagattttgatataggggtcggaatggaattccgagagttgcactagcttcgttgtgtcattttggttgtgtgtgcaaaatttcaggtcattcggacaagatttgatagaccttttgatcgaaagcataagttaagagtttttggagttcttaggcttgaatcctatgttaaattggtgatttgatgttgttttaagcgttccgaagtgttgaataagtttgaacgatgtcatgggatgcgttggtacaattagtttgaagtttcgggggtcccgggtaggttccggatgttttaggccgaaaatcatagttgtagcaggtctaggagggttgcaggcctcggaactcacccacgcggtccgcacaaaaatgggTGCACCCGCGGTGAGTGctatgcagaccgcacaaaagcgggtgCAGCCGCGGTAGGTGTcgcgcggactgcacaaaagcgggctcggccgcggtgaagaaccttcccgctggtccaacttcggatgctcatatcttttgatatacaaggaagtttgaggtgattcaaaaacaaacattataaccctttgtgtctagtttccataaaggtaaaaatattgcaatttggacatttgtagaaaaagttatagccaaaatactaaagcctatcactacAGAGGGAGGCCTatgcggccgcggtcgtttttgcgcggaccgcaccagCTTGTGCGAaccgcggtcgatttggtgcTGCTCGCggtagctgaaatctgagggggtacctataaatacaaggttttgggtttcatttaatattttggcctagagagctcggattttggcgatttttctaaggtttttcaagaaattcatcggggtaagtgattttaacttagATTTGGCTTGAATACATGattctatcactgaattcatcattaatttgtgatttgggatggaatttgggaagaaaattgtgaaacctttcaaaaatgtaaaatgatgatttgaaggaccaaatggtatcgaaattggataattttggtatggttagacttgtgagggtatgaggattctgaaaatgtaaattttacccgattccgagacgtggcaCCGGGGCTCGAgctatgttcccttagcatattgtgacctattcgttctgattttagatagattcgacgcgcgtggaggccaatttgagaggcaagggcataacgagctagagttttggccagtttgaggtgagtaatgattttaaatgatatcttgagggtttgaaaccctagatttgcacaacgtagtgctatactaagttgagatacacgcTGTGCATGCCGCAAtaattatatagcgcttgggatgaaggagcccctccggagtctgcacacccctagtgagcgcagtcgactattattatgatggatcgggctgtacgccacagcgatatacagatcgggctgcacaccgcaacggtatatatatttattgatttggttatcgtgagaagtatatgaatagagaactgaggata
Above is a window of Nicotiana tabacum cultivar K326 chromosome 8, ASM71507v2, whole genome shotgun sequence DNA encoding:
- the LOC142163183 gene encoding uncharacterized protein LOC142163183, translating into MVEIRGMLQQLIGINGKMQEKLAVHDSAIKNIETQLGQLSMALNNCPQGTLPADTNINPKEQNPNQLMALSLRNGRDFDKEQEVAQASKETTPATLIPLEGQDEKGKAKVNEQAAEQVVPLMPQNPNREKPTSSEQRVIPALFPHRLVKQKKEDQYKKFMEILRQIQLNIPLMDALREMPSYAKMMKDLMSQKFDFQDLSTVTLTQTCSAVMTRPMAQKMSNPGSFTIPCTIGSYTFAKELCYLGASINLMPLAVYTKLGIGRARPTSMLLHLADHTVKKPTGILDDVLVQVGKFVFPVDFVILDCQVDEEIPIIFGHWESLIDCEIGELKMRLNDEEVIFNI